Proteins from a single region of Psychrobacter cryohalolentis K5:
- a CDS encoding autotransporter domain-containing protein: MPRNISHAIVNPTTLKTLTKSMLAISLSMAGLAHAELYSSVTFFGDSLTDGGYFSPITQGKLGIKESGQFTTNPDNVWATSFAEQLGTTAVPIVYLGNQAGNNYAIGGARAGKDIVNTDFGVNVPVASVNTQVNGYLANKKVDSNGMYVVWGGANDLLAAAANPANAINTISSAAGSQVAAIKALKDNGANYILVPNIPDIGLTPTAIAAGAGFQSSGTMLANLYNQTMYSGAVATGANIIPLDTFSLLQQVAANPKAYGFTNMTQKACNTSSSLLCGSSNLVVPDANESYFFADGIHPSGRAHQMIADYASAVVTAPSLIGVLPHIATTAGLATSERLQSHINQIQSSEQKPARKLWATGDFENQDIAGFEGDSNTQVLLGVDFAHPNSAHAVTGLYGNITQKDFENSGVRTGLSNIDLEEVGFGVYHSNTLDKLGGVQLNGAVGFGNLDVDVTRAVTLGGNKQEFNSNADGKRYYANLQAGYPMQLSSLAITPYIGATASRVRLDALKEQEMSGIAMQFDEQKYTTTYGKLGVKANHNLADSLNVFGDVHYQKQLSDNREAASARLNTIANISFDTPMVQTDDDNFGMTLGVSKSFGQLNANAGVTHSQGDDDKSTSLFVGLSSTY, translated from the coding sequence ATGCCTCGTAATATCTCTCACGCTATTGTTAACCCTACCACCCTTAAAACATTGACCAAAAGTATGCTTGCCATCTCGCTATCAATGGCAGGTCTAGCGCATGCTGAGCTTTATAGCAGCGTGACATTTTTCGGCGATAGCTTGACTGATGGCGGTTATTTTAGTCCCATTACCCAAGGCAAGCTCGGTATTAAAGAGTCAGGTCAATTTACAACCAATCCTGATAACGTATGGGCAACGTCATTCGCTGAGCAGCTAGGTACAACAGCTGTTCCCATCGTTTATCTTGGAAATCAAGCTGGTAATAACTATGCTATTGGTGGTGCAAGAGCAGGCAAGGATATCGTTAATACGGACTTTGGCGTTAACGTTCCTGTTGCGTCTGTGAACACTCAAGTTAATGGTTATCTGGCTAATAAAAAAGTTGATTCTAATGGTATGTATGTGGTGTGGGGAGGCGCAAACGATTTACTTGCGGCAGCTGCAAATCCTGCTAATGCGATAAATACGATTTCATCAGCAGCTGGCAGCCAAGTCGCCGCTATTAAAGCGCTAAAAGATAATGGTGCCAACTATATTTTAGTACCTAATATCCCTGATATAGGTCTAACACCTACTGCTATCGCTGCAGGAGCAGGGTTTCAATCGTCTGGTACGATGTTAGCAAATTTATATAACCAAACTATGTATAGTGGCGCAGTAGCTACTGGCGCAAATATCATACCGCTCGATACTTTTAGCTTATTACAACAAGTCGCTGCCAATCCTAAAGCTTACGGCTTTACTAATATGACTCAAAAAGCGTGCAACACTTCAAGCTCGCTTTTATGTGGATCAAGTAATTTAGTCGTGCCAGATGCCAATGAAAGCTATTTCTTTGCTGATGGCATCCACCCATCAGGACGCGCGCACCAGATGATTGCTGACTATGCTAGTGCCGTCGTTACCGCTCCTAGTCTTATTGGCGTGTTACCGCACATTGCGACGACAGCAGGGCTAGCAACTAGTGAGCGCTTACAATCTCACATCAATCAAATCCAAAGTAGTGAACAAAAACCTGCCCGTAAGTTATGGGCAACCGGTGATTTTGAAAATCAAGATATTGCAGGGTTTGAAGGCGATAGTAATACCCAAGTATTATTAGGTGTAGATTTTGCTCATCCTAACTCAGCACATGCGGTAACAGGCTTGTATGGCAATATCACTCAAAAGGATTTTGAGAATTCCGGGGTTCGCACTGGCTTAAGCAATATCGACTTAGAAGAAGTAGGCTTTGGTGTTTATCATAGCAATACGCTAGATAAGCTTGGCGGCGTGCAGCTTAATGGTGCGGTTGGCTTTGGTAATCTAGATGTTGATGTCACACGTGCGGTCACACTTGGTGGCAATAAACAAGAGTTTAACTCTAATGCTGATGGCAAACGTTACTATGCTAACTTGCAGGCAGGATATCCGATGCAGCTCAGCAGCCTTGCTATCACGCCATATATCGGTGCAACGGCTAGCCGTGTGAGATTGGACGCGCTAAAAGAGCAAGAAATGTCTGGTATCGCCATGCAGTTTGATGAGCAAAAATATACTACCACGTATGGCAAGCTTGGCGTGAAAGCCAACCATAACCTAGCCGATTCACTTAATGTATTCGGTGATGTTCATTATCAAAAGCAGTTGAGTGACAATCGTGAAGCGGCTTCTGCGCGTCTTAACACCATAGCAAATATCAGCTTTGATACGCCAATGGTACAGACCGACGATGATAATTTTGGCATGACGCTTGGTGTATCCAAAAGCTTTGGTCAATTAAATGCCAATGCTGGTGTTACGCACTCGCAAGGTGATGATGACAAATCAACGAGTTTGTTTGTCGGTCTTAGCAGCACTTACTAA
- a CDS encoding glutathione S-transferase, with product MTSSYHCLYSFRRCPYAMRARFGILFAELQVELREITLKNKPSQMLAISPKGTVPVLQLVDRTVIEESREIMIWALEQQDPQGLLEAEVLQQANALIDKNDNEFKYWLDRYKYADRHIDMTQTEYRQKGEIFLQVLEELLTKNPYLLGKTVTIADIGIMPFVRQFAHVDRNVFYSLPYPNLQQWLQDWLQHPFFLQTMTKFQPWQDGDEAVIFC from the coding sequence ATGACTTCCTCTTATCATTGCCTGTATTCTTTTCGTCGCTGCCCTTATGCCATGCGCGCCCGTTTCGGCATACTGTTTGCCGAGCTACAGGTAGAGCTGCGCGAAATAACACTGAAAAATAAGCCGTCTCAGATGCTAGCCATTAGCCCAAAAGGTACGGTACCTGTTTTACAACTTGTAGATAGGACGGTGATTGAAGAGAGTAGAGAGATAATGATATGGGCGCTTGAGCAGCAAGATCCGCAAGGGCTTTTGGAGGCAGAGGTTTTGCAGCAGGCAAATGCTTTGATTGATAAAAACGACAACGAATTTAAATATTGGCTCGATCGCTATAAATATGCCGATCGTCATATAGACATGACCCAGACAGAGTATCGACAGAAGGGTGAAATATTTTTACAAGTGTTAGAGGAGTTGCTGACTAAAAATCCTTATTTGCTAGGGAAAACTGTAACGATTGCCGATATTGGTATTATGCCTTTTGTCCGTCAATTCGCTCATGTCGATCGTAATGTTTTTTATAGCCTGCCTTATCCAAATCTACAGCAATGGTTACAAGATTGGCTGCAGCATCCGTTTTTTTTGCAAACGATGACCAAATTCCAGCCGTGGCAAGATGGGGATGAAGCAGTAATTTTTTGCTGA
- a CDS encoding urease accessory protein UreD, which translates to MTILFSMPVHPQPIIDSGHRFDASRHWPASLTLGFAAYPEADTRITRMNVARHYGPLRVQRAFYPEGRDGCCHVYLLHPPGGIASGDSLTIDVTVSENAHALLTTPAANKLYRADSNNVAWTQHTHLKVEDGATLEWLPQETLAFDGSRGEQTVIIDLAETAKCLGWEIIGLGRPASDLPYVSGMIEQRFQLSQKGRPLWLERQAIDPTHPRFLGKWGQGGATVHATLWAVGLSDPADTITELRDKIPANHNWAVTYRRGVLLLRYLGMERNEAWDLLQQAREILRPRLMDVKAVTPRIWLT; encoded by the coding sequence ATGACGATTTTATTTTCTATGCCTGTGCATCCGCAGCCAATCATAGATTCTGGGCATCGTTTTGATGCCAGCCGCCATTGGCCAGCCTCATTAACTTTAGGGTTTGCAGCTTATCCTGAAGCGGACACTCGCATTACCCGCATGAATGTCGCACGTCACTATGGTCCACTACGGGTACAGCGCGCTTTTTACCCTGAAGGTCGTGATGGCTGCTGTCATGTGTATCTTCTGCATCCACCCGGCGGTATTGCCAGCGGTGATTCTTTAACCATCGATGTTACGGTGTCTGAAAACGCTCACGCTTTATTAACCACCCCAGCTGCCAACAAACTGTATCGAGCCGATAGCAATAATGTCGCTTGGACACAGCATACTCATCTCAAAGTCGAAGACGGTGCCACGCTTGAATGGCTGCCACAAGAAACGCTGGCTTTTGATGGATCACGCGGTGAGCAAACGGTGATTATTGATTTGGCTGAAACGGCTAAATGCTTGGGCTGGGAAATTATTGGCCTTGGCCGCCCAGCCAGCGACTTACCTTATGTCAGCGGCATGATTGAACAGCGCTTTCAGCTTAGCCAAAAAGGTCGGCCCCTATGGTTAGAGCGCCAAGCCATTGACCCAACACATCCTCGATTTTTAGGTAAATGGGGACAAGGCGGCGCTACGGTTCACGCTACTCTGTGGGCTGTCGGACTGAGTGACCCTGCTGACACCATTACCGAACTACGCGACAAAATACCTGCCAACCACAATTGGGCGGTGACTTATCGCCGCGGTGTGCTTTTACTTCGCTATTTGGGCATGGAGCGCAATGAGGCATGGGATTTATTACAACAAGCGAGGGAAATTCTGCGCCCAAGACTGATGGATGTTAAGGCAGTGACGCCGCGCATTTGGTTAACCTAA
- the ureA gene encoding urease subunit gamma → MELTPRDKDKLMLFTAGLLAERRKAKGLKLNYPEAIALISCEIMEGAREGRTVAEMMGAGREILTRDDVMEGVPEMIESIQVEATFPDGTKLVTVHSPII, encoded by the coding sequence ATGGAATTAACCCCCAGAGACAAAGACAAATTAATGCTTTTTACTGCTGGGCTTTTGGCCGAGCGCCGTAAGGCAAAAGGGCTGAAGCTTAATTATCCAGAAGCGATTGCTCTGATAAGTTGTGAGATTATGGAAGGCGCACGAGAAGGGCGCACGGTGGCAGAAATGATGGGCGCCGGTCGCGAAATTTTAACTCGTGATGATGTGATGGAAGGTGTACCTGAGATGATTGAAAGTATTCAGGTCGAAGCCACTTTCCCTGATGGCACCAAACTGGTGACTGTTCATAGTCCTATTATCTAA
- a CDS encoding urease subunit beta: MIPGEYQLKKGDIELCVGRDSFVIEVANTGDRPIQVGSHYHFAETNSALSFDRKKAYGHRLAIPAGTATRFEPGQKREVSLLPYAGLRRIFGFRGEVMGALDDNSDSGETR, from the coding sequence ATGATTCCGGGTGAATATCAATTAAAGAAAGGTGATATTGAACTGTGCGTAGGTCGCGACAGCTTTGTGATTGAAGTGGCCAATACCGGCGATCGCCCTATACAAGTGGGCTCTCACTATCACTTTGCTGAAACCAACAGCGCACTGAGCTTTGATCGTAAAAAAGCCTATGGTCATCGCCTAGCTATACCTGCTGGCACCGCTACGCGCTTTGAGCCGGGCCAAAAACGTGAGGTGTCGTTGCTGCCTTATGCCGGATTGCGCCGCATCTTTGGCTTTAGAGGTGAGGTGATGGGTGCGCTAGATGACAATTCAGATTCAGGAGAAACACGATGA
- the ureC gene encoding urease subunit alpha — MKISRDAYANMYGPTVGDRIRLGDTELWIEIEKDHTHYGEEVVFGGGKVIRDGMGQSQLCSDSVMDTVITNVIIIDWWGIVKADVGLKDGRIVAIGKAGNPDTQPDVDIIIGAGTEIIAGENQILTAGAVDTHVHYICPQQVDEALMSGLTTMIGGGTGPATGSVATTNTPGPWHIGKMMQAVDDLPINIGFLGKGSASTPAALEEQVKAGVMSLKVHEDWAATPATIGNALDVADRYDIQVALHADSLNESGFVKDTLEAFKDRCIHSYHTEGAGGGHAPDIIVACGQPNVLPSSTNPTRPYTINTVDEHLDMLMECHHLDPNIPEDVAFADSRIRRETIAAEDILHDLGAISMISSDSQAMGRIGEVVCRTWQTAHKMRLQRGLLPEDQERGTDNFRVKRYIAKYTINPAITHGVSHEVGSVEIGKMADLVLWRPKFFGVKPSIILKGGMIAGAAMGDPNAAISTPQPVHYRRMFGALGRAVSATRVTFVSQAAMDTGLEEKLGLRSRLVACKNVRSMRKKDMKLNDYCPNITVDPETYEVRVDGVLLTCEPLSELPLAQLYHLF, encoded by the coding sequence ATGAAAATATCTCGCGACGCCTATGCCAATATGTATGGTCCGACCGTTGGCGATCGCATCCGTTTGGGTGATACCGAGCTTTGGATCGAGATTGAAAAGGACCATACCCATTATGGTGAAGAGGTAGTATTCGGTGGCGGTAAAGTGATTCGTGATGGTATGGGACAAAGCCAATTGTGCTCAGACTCAGTGATGGATACTGTGATTACCAACGTGATTATTATTGATTGGTGGGGCATCGTAAAAGCCGATGTTGGCTTAAAAGACGGGCGCATTGTCGCTATTGGTAAAGCCGGCAACCCTGATACGCAGCCGGATGTTGATATTATCATTGGCGCAGGTACTGAGATTATCGCTGGTGAAAACCAAATATTGACCGCAGGCGCGGTAGATACTCACGTTCACTATATCTGCCCGCAGCAAGTAGATGAGGCGTTAATGAGCGGTTTAACCACGATGATTGGTGGCGGTACTGGACCTGCAACTGGCTCAGTCGCTACCACCAACACGCCTGGACCGTGGCACATTGGCAAAATGATGCAAGCCGTGGATGACCTGCCTATTAACATCGGATTTTTGGGTAAAGGCAGTGCCAGTACGCCTGCAGCACTTGAAGAGCAAGTCAAAGCTGGCGTTATGAGTTTAAAAGTTCATGAAGATTGGGCGGCAACGCCAGCAACGATTGGTAATGCGCTTGATGTTGCTGACCGTTACGATATTCAGGTAGCGCTACATGCTGATAGTTTAAATGAGTCAGGCTTTGTTAAAGATACGCTAGAGGCCTTTAAAGATCGCTGTATCCATTCGTATCATACTGAAGGTGCGGGTGGTGGTCATGCGCCAGATATTATTGTCGCTTGTGGTCAGCCAAATGTTTTACCGTCATCGACCAATCCAACACGCCCGTACACCATCAACACTGTTGACGAGCATCTAGACATGCTGATGGAGTGTCATCACTTAGACCCAAATATTCCTGAAGATGTGGCCTTTGCTGATTCGCGTATCCGCCGTGAGACCATTGCTGCAGAAGATATTTTGCATGATCTTGGTGCCATTTCAATGATTTCATCGGACTCTCAAGCCATGGGCCGTATTGGTGAAGTGGTCTGCCGTACGTGGCAAACCGCGCACAAAATGCGCCTGCAACGTGGTCTGCTACCAGAAGATCAAGAGCGCGGTACTGATAACTTCCGAGTGAAACGTTATATTGCCAAATATACTATCAACCCTGCCATCACCCATGGTGTATCACATGAAGTGGGCTCGGTAGAGATTGGCAAAATGGCAGACTTGGTACTATGGCGTCCTAAGTTTTTTGGTGTTAAGCCCTCCATTATCTTAAAAGGCGGCATGATTGCTGGTGCCGCAATGGGTGATCCTAACGCCGCAATTTCGACCCCGCAGCCAGTGCATTACCGCCGTATGTTTGGCGCGCTAGGACGTGCAGTTTCTGCTACTCGCGTTACCTTTGTTAGCCAAGCTGCGATGGACACGGGACTTGAAGAAAAACTGGGGCTAAGAAGCCGATTGGTCGCTTGTAAAAACGTTCGTAGCATGCGCAAAAAAGACATGAAGCTGAACGATTACTGCCCGAACATTACGGTAGATCCAGAAACTTATGAAGTTCGTGTAGACGGTGTGCTTTTAACGTGTGAGCCGCTCTCTGAATTACCATTGGCGCAGCTTTATCATCTGTTCTAG
- the ureE gene encoding urease accessory protein UreE produces MLELIKRMDGNTSVDIYDTLTLPYELRIRGRLKAVSDNERDVGLFLDRGPVLRHGDLLQANSGEVIQVLAADEPVATAYIESGLPLARLCYHLGNRHVSLALGSDEDGRHWVRFPPDHVLEELAVLLGADLRHHDAPFDPESGAYAQAGREHSHSNSHAHSHSNSHDHDHDHSEHDGHNHAH; encoded by the coding sequence ATGCTTGAATTAATAAAAAGAATGGACGGCAATACTTCGGTCGACATTTATGACACCTTGACCTTGCCTTATGAGCTACGTATTCGTGGCCGTCTAAAGGCAGTTAGTGATAACGAACGTGATGTGGGTCTGTTTCTTGACCGAGGTCCTGTACTTCGTCATGGTGATTTGCTACAAGCCAATAGTGGTGAGGTGATTCAAGTGCTTGCAGCTGATGAGCCAGTGGCTACTGCTTATATCGAAAGCGGCTTACCACTCGCTAGACTGTGCTACCACTTAGGTAATCGACATGTATCGCTTGCCCTTGGTAGCGATGAAGATGGGCGTCATTGGGTGCGTTTTCCTCCAGATCATGTGCTTGAGGAGCTAGCAGTACTATTGGGAGCAGATTTGAGGCATCACGACGCACCATTTGATCCTGAATCTGGTGCTTATGCGCAGGCTGGTCGCGAGCACTCGCACTCAAATAGTCATGCGCATTCTCACTCTAATTCTCATGACCACGACCACGATCATTCTGAACACGACGGTCATAACCATGCGCATTGA
- a CDS encoding urease accessory protein UreF, which yields MRIDDPSNAVSDLALLGLMQLISPALPIGAFAWSQGLESAFELGWVNNEAQLGEWLEGVLGDGLTRCELPVLARLQRCWANNDGDGLAFWNDWLHANRETAELSDEDTRLGQALIRLLNSLELQPQKALGHVELPEEPGYVTVFAWTAHQRQVPVRQALLGFAWGWLENQLAAACKALPLGHTAAQRLNETLRPQLVAAVDKALTLTDEQLGPILPGLALGSAQHETQYSRLFRS from the coding sequence ATGCGCATTGATGATCCGTCAAATGCTGTGAGCGATCTAGCATTGTTAGGTTTGATGCAATTAATTAGCCCAGCATTACCTATTGGTGCTTTTGCTTGGTCACAAGGTTTGGAAAGTGCGTTTGAGCTTGGTTGGGTCAATAATGAAGCTCAACTGGGCGAATGGTTGGAAGGCGTTTTAGGTGACGGTTTGACGCGTTGTGAACTGCCTGTCTTAGCACGTTTACAGAGATGTTGGGCTAATAACGACGGTGATGGTTTGGCTTTTTGGAATGACTGGCTACACGCCAATCGGGAAACGGCTGAGCTTAGCGATGAAGATACACGTTTGGGTCAAGCATTGATACGCTTACTAAACAGTTTAGAGTTGCAGCCACAGAAAGCGTTAGGTCATGTCGAGCTACCAGAGGAACCAGGCTATGTCACTGTGTTTGCATGGACGGCCCATCAAAGGCAAGTACCTGTACGTCAAGCTCTATTAGGATTTGCTTGGGGCTGGCTGGAAAATCAGCTGGCGGCTGCCTGTAAAGCCCTGCCACTCGGTCATACCGCTGCACAACGTTTGAACGAGACGTTACGTCCGCAACTGGTAGCGGCAGTTGATAAAGCTTTAACCTTAACTGATGAGCAGTTGGGTCCGATTTTACCCGGCTTAGCACT